The genomic segment ATTATGAATGGCGAGTGAATGGTCAGTAACACGGGTTGAAGCCTTGGTGCGGTTACTGCTCACATGCTGTGGCACGTGCTGATTCAGCCTTTTTGTCTGCGTggatttgtgtttgtgtgtgattgTATGTGACAAGTCCAGTAGTCATGTTTTTTGGGGACTTTATCAGATACAATGCACGAAGACACccaaaaaaagaccatttcaagacACCTGATTTAGGTTTTAAATGTTCAGGGGTATGGGGTTTATTTTAGTTAATAGTGCATTTTACTAATGATAATATTGCTTCCTTCACTTGTTACCTATGTTCTCCCTGGAGACTATTAACAAACTAGGTAAGTGACAATGTCAAGCGCCATGGGATAGAGAATAGAAAACGTTTCTAAAatgcacaatataaaataaacctgTTTATCACAATAAAACTTAATTGAGCAAAGTGTCATCCTCttaagcctttccataattcggagctttctagataacgggtttctggatcacggatcccatacctgaatatatatatatatatatatatatatatatatatatatatatatatatatatatatatatatatatatatatatatatatagtagtaaatGGACTCGCACTCCTTATTTATCAAGAAGAAGTttgatgtgctttattcacaaatgcatttccaacgtttcggtcctcaatgggacctttttcaaggagatatatatatatatatatatatatatatatatatatatatatatatatttcagcaggatttggattcagccgaaaccttctgcccatctgaaccgaatccaaatcctaatttgaatatgcaatttaggggcggggagggaaattgtgtgattttttgtcacaaaacaaggaagtaaaaaatgtttacccctaatttacatatgcaaattaggattcggattcagttcggtattggccaaatctttcgcaaaggattcgggggttcgccagaatccaaaatattggattcggtgcatccttaatctatatatatatatatatatatatatatatatatctatcctgATAACGGGCTCTAGTGGACCGAAATGCGCCGAGGTCTGAGTTTGTTATAATGCAGTAAAGCATTCCTTTCACTATACTATTCCTTTCATTAGCAACCGGCTTGTGCTATGAAGGAGAGGTGAGTGCCGGTATTAAACACACAGATCCAAGTTCATTTGCCTTTTCACAATAAGATGACATAAAAGTCGCCAAAAATGTCTGCAGTTGGCCATTATAACCCTGATGACATGGCATATGTTGATATCTCTGTAAACAGGGAAGATCTTACATCTACAGACACACAGATATATTTAATCTAGCAAAGAGTGCATGGGTAAGATAATGATCAAGGAGAATGGAAACCAGCACAACAAGGCTGTTACAAGTGGGATAAACCCTACATGTTTAGTAACTGCAAGTGATTTAATGTTTCGATAGACAACTTTGACCTAAGATAATCATAAATCTAACAATCATCATTATTACAGTTCTATTGATACCGTCAATATCTTTAGGTTACAGAGTGAGAAAAGACCCTTATGTACAACCTGAATAACATCTtgaaaaaaaccccccacaaGGCTGTATATACACATAGCCCTCTATTGGGCAGCAATTATGCAACTAAACACTTCCGGTAATTGCTGATCAGTTCTGTTCTTCAGCTTGGAGGAATTTGAATTGTTTCCTTTTGGTCTCATCCGTCCACAGAACATTCTTCCGACAGCCATGACGTATCCACCTTGTCTTCGGCAAACCGCAGAGGGGCAGCGGTGTTCTTCTCGGGTTGTAGTTCAACGTTTCCATGCATGCGAATGTTggtcagtgttctcctgatggtggaatCATGAACGCTGACATTGGCCGATTCAAGAGAGGCCTTTAGTTCCTTAGACGTTAGCCCCGGGTCCTTTGAGATTTCCTGGAGTATTAATAGCTTTGCTTTTGGTGTGATCTTTGCCGGGCGGCCGCTCCTGGGAAGGGTGACGATGGTGTTGAATTGCCTCCATTTGTGCACGATATGCCGGACGGTGGATTTATGGAGTTTAAACTCTTTGGAAATAGTTTTATAGCCTTTTCCGGCCTGGTGAGCTTCAATAACAGTTTGTCGGAGGTCCTCGGGAATCTCTTTTGTTCGAGGCATGAGGCACTTCCACAAGGATATGTTTTCTAGATcagacttagatttttttttcctttccaaagTTCTACAGGGACAACAGACTCTTATATCCGACTCCTGCTCCTAAAAACCGCTGTCCTGACACCGACCTGCAGAAACACACAGAGCAGTGAATACATGTAACTCTCTATAAAGTCCCACATCAATCCATTATAATTCTTCTGTGCAATTGGTCATCTTTAACTTTCTTGTCATAATtaggaacaaaaacaaaaaaacgggGCTGTTACCAGAACCCAAACTGTGCAGGACAGCCAGTCCCTGGAATGTAAAGACAGAATCAGCTACGCTTTCCATAGAGGGTTTTTATGaaggaaaatacttttattcGCGTTTCAAGCCTCTTTCTGATACAGGATGTCCGCTCGCATACACCAATCAAAACGCACGGGAAACCGGACGCACAGGAAATGACGTATAGACAAGTGGCATGATCCAATCAGCTCTCGGGAAAGGAAAAACACTCACGTTTGCGGCCCTAACCAATCAAAGCGTGGGAAGGGGATAGAAGCAGCCAATCACCCTGCGCTGTACCGAGAGAGTGATTGTTGTGGTCTGAATGCTCCGATTGgctggtgtttttgttttgatccCAAGAAGCGGCGGGGACGGAGAGCTCGTTTACGACTGTTTCCCGGTGTCGGTTTGTACAGAGCGGCTGCAGACATGTCCCTGCACGGGAAACGGAAGGAGATTTATAAGTACGAGGCGCCATGGACCGTCTATGCGATGAACTGGAGCGTGAGGCCGGACAAGAGGTTCCGCTTGGCGTTGGGGAGTTTTGTGGAGGAATATAACAATAAGGTGAAGAGAAATCTGCGCTCAGTGTCTGGGGATAAACactcgggggggggggactacatttcccagcatgccctgtcATTCTATGGACGTTGCGAGTGGAACATGGATTGATCCTGCTTCTTGGGAACGATCAGACCAGATCTTTgccatttgttaaaggggaagtaaaacccGCACACAAATTAGTTTTATTTATGCAGCGATTTGTCCCTCCTACAGACTCTGTGTTTGTTTTAGAGCAGGGCCCCCCAAACTGCTGCCCTCCCAAGCAGGGTCCCCCCAAACTGCTGCCCTCCCAAGCAGGGTCCCCTCCAAACTGCTGCCCTCCCAAGCAGGGTCCCCCCAAACTGCTGCCCTCCCAAGCAGGGTCCCCCCCAAACTGCTGCCCTCCCAAGCAGGGTCCTCCGCCCAAACTGCTGCCCTCCCAAGCAGGGTCCCCCCAAACTGCTGCCCTCCCAAGCAGGGTCCCCCCAAACTACTGCCCTCCCCCAAAACTACTGCCCTCCCAAACAGGGTCCCCCCAAACTACTGCCCCCCCAAACTTCTGCCCTCCCAAACAGGGTCCGCCCAAACTACTGCCCCCCCAAACTTCTGCCCTCCCAAACAGGGTCCCCCCCAAACTGCTGCCCTCCCAAGCAGGGTCCCCCCAAACTGCTGCCCTCCCAAGCAGGGTCCCCTCCAAACTGCTGCCCTCCCAAGCAGGGTCCCCCCAAACTGCTGCCCTCCCAAGCAGGGTCCCCCCAAACTGCTGCCCTCCCAAGCAGGGTCCCCCCCAAACTGCTGCCCTCCCAAGCAGGGTCCTCCGCCCAAACTGCTGCCCTCCCAAGCAGGGTCCCCCCCAAACTGCTGCCCTCCCAAGCAGGGTCCCCCAAACTACTGCCCTCCCCCAAAACTACTGCCCTCCCAAACAGGGTCCCCCCAAACTACTGCCCCCCCAAACTTCTGCCCTCCCAAACAGGGTCCGCCCAAACTACTGCCCCCCCAAACAAGGTCCCCCCAAACTTCTGCCCTCCCAAACAGGGTCCCCCCCAAACTGCTGCCCTCCCAAGCAGGGGCCTCAAATCCTCTtgctgggggggggagttgtAAATGAGGATTTAGAGGTAAATGACTTTTGTTGACAGGAGGCTAAAATGTCTGAAAGCCTCCGCCCCCTGCGCCAACGATTAGATCAGAATTCAGGTCTATGAGCTGCTCCAATGTTCTCTGCTCCTGATCATGTCGCACTCCCAGTGGATTTCTCATCCCTTTATTTGGGCAAATCTCAGGCTTCAGGTGACCCCCATTTATTAGAGGCTGTCGGCAGGTTttatcagttaaaggggtggttcagctttaagttaacgtttagtatgtgatagaatgactaattctgagcaacttctcaattggtcttcatttttttcttttttagtaatttgtcttcttcttctgactctttccagctttcaaatgggggtcactgaccccatctaaacaaaacaaatgttctgtaaggcgacacatttattgttattgctacttattgctactttttatttacaagtccctctcatatttatattccaatctctcattcaaatcaatgcacggtttctaggggaatttggatcaaagtgcaaactggagagctgctgaataaaaagctaaataactcaaaacccacaaataataaaaaatgaaaaccaattgcaaattgaatcagaatatccctctctgcatcatactaacagttaatttaaaggtgaacaacccctttaataaatgcttGCTGTGTAAATGGAAATGATTGGCAGTGGGAGTGGCTAGTGGCTCAGGTCCTGCCCATTTTGATTTGCTTCGTGCCACTGTctgtatttactagggatgcactaaaaccaggattcggcctttttcagcaggatttggccgaaaccaaatcctaatttgcatatgaaaattggaGACGGGaggaaaaatgtgactttttggttcggtattcggccgaatctttcacaaaggattcggggattccgTCGagttcaaaatagtggattacttgggatgcaccgaatcctggatttggttcaggttttggccaggattaggcctttttcagcaggatttggccagcagaaccgaatcctaatttgcatatacaaattaggagtgggaaggggaaaccattttttacttccttgttttgtgacaaaaagtcccgattttcctccccacctccaatttgcatatgtaaattaggggcggggagggtaatcacgtgacttttcatcacaaaacaaggaagtgtaaCAATTGTTCAcccttttcctttcctgcccccaatgcaaattaggattcggttcggtattcggccgaatctttcacaaagagtttcggggattcggccgaatctcaaatagtggattgggtgcatccccaGTATTTACCAACCTGTCTCGGGATATTTTAGGTGCAGCTGGTAGGACTGGATGAGGAGAGCTCTGAGTTCATCTGCAGGAACACATTCGATCACCCGTATCCCACGACCAAACTTATGTGGATCCCCGACACCAAAGGAGTTTATCCGGATCTGCTAGCGACTAGCGGGGACTACCTGCGCATCTGGAGGGTAAGTAATAGCCGGGACTGATCACAGACCCAAGATACGGCACCCGACAATTAATGAATTGTTAATTAACGAGCAATGAATTCTGGGAGAGACCCCGGCAGCCATGTTTAATTGATTCCGTCTCTAATCACAGGTCGGGGAGACCGAGACCCGTCTAGAGTGTCTGCTGAACAACAACAAGAACTCGGATTTCTGTGCCCCCCTCACCTCTTTTGATTGGAATGAAGTCGATCCCAACCTGCTGGGTGAGGAAAATCCAAGAGCCGCCAAGTAGAGACTGAGTAAAACAGTTGGACGATAGCCAAACAGTTAGTAGAGTCAGCCGGAGTTGCCATGTCTATGGCCAAATATTGACATTCACACGGGACTCGTTTGTCCTGGAACaatagttcaggtatgggatccgttatccagaaacccgttatccagaaagctcggaattacgggaaggccgtctcccatagactccattataatcaaataatccaaacgtttttaaaaggatttctttgttctgtgtaataataaaacagtcgcttgtacttgatcccaactaagatataattaaaggaaaaaaaaacagcctattgggtttattttatgatttcataaaggattttctagtagacttaaggtatgaagatccaaattatgaaaaaaactcaggtcccaggcattctggataacaggtccccatacctttatcttagttggggtccagtacaagcaactgttttattattacacagaaaaaggaaatggttttagaagtttttgattAAATTAAGTCGATTTGAGACGgcgtttccgtaattcagagcattctggataatagatcgcatacctgtagggacaaaacagcaccttgtacttgatcccaactaagatataattaatccttattggaagcaaaaccagactattgggtttatttcatgtttatatgattttctagtagacttaaggtatgaagatccaaattaggggaagatctgttatccgaaaacccccaggtcctgagtattctggataaccggtcccataccggtatattTTAATACAGTCCAATTCCAACAGACTTTAGTGTCCATGTCAGGGAATATCAAACGATCCCTCCAGCACTCAGGTCTCCAGTGAAGGATTTAGTTGTGGGTTTAGGAGTTTTCATTGGACCAGAGAATAAGAGGATTTCCTTTGATCTTCAGGTACCTCGAGTATTGACACGACCTGCACAATCTGGGGTCTGGAGACGGGACAGGTCCTTGGGAGAGTTAATCTGGTGTCGGGACATGTGAAAACGCAGCTCATTGCCCACGACAAAGAGGTGAGAAGCCCCTCGCTTTATTGGTGGGAAATATGATAGTTAGTGTTTAGGGGATATCCTATAATGTAATGTCTTCTCATTTACTTCCTCATATAAATCTCACTGCTTTTATTCCATTCTTTCCACTGGATGCGTTGCTATGGTGACATCTTAAACGGATACCCTTATGATTtcgtttttgtttctaaattacactgcaaataattccctctacaatataaaatgtcattcctgaaccagcaagtgtatttagttgtaatattggtcatACTTATGGGGTTGTGTTTCTATTACTTCACCATTCCTAGCCCTTTTTATCCCCCActtgcaatagtttccctttaaagggattctttaaagtaataattcactctacaatataaaattgcatcCCTTaatcaacaagtgtatttagttgtaatattggtgtgtaggtgcatctcaggtcatttttcctggtcatgtgatttcagaaaaagccagcactttaggatggaactgctttctggcaggctgttgtttctcctactcaatgtaactgaatgtctctcagtgggacctggattttactattgagtgttgttagatctaccaggcagctgttatcttgtgttagggagctgctatctggttaccttcccattgttcttttgtttggctgctgggggggaaaagggagggggtgatatcactccaacttgcagtacagcagtaaagagtgattgaagtttatcagagaacaagtcacatgcatgggggcagctgggaaactgacaatatgtcagattttaaaattaaatgtaaaaaaatcggtttgctcttttgaaaaaatgatttcagtggagcagcactattaacctttaaaaaaggttttcccgcgacagtatccctttaatagcacCACTAGGGGAGGAGCTAATACGACATCAGAGCAGTAAAAGAAGGAGCATTAGAGGAAACCCAAACGCCTCATATGAACGATTAGATATTTCTCGCTGTGCCTTTAATATGAATATCTCACCCTTCTGCATGTGACAGGTGTATGACATCGCATTCAGCCGTGCCGGAGGGGGTCGAGACATGTTTGCTTCAGTGGGGGCCGACGGCTCCGTGCGAATGTTTGACTTGCGGCACCTGGAGCACAGCACGATCATCTACGAGGACCCCCAGCATCACCCACTACTTCGACTGTGTTGGAACAAGCAGGACCCCAACTATCTGGCCACCATGGCTATGGATGGAATGGAAGTGAGGAGGGGCCACTTATACAGTATATCGTAACGTGTaatggggttgttcccctttaaattaactgttagtatgacgtagagagggatattctgagacaatttgcaattggttttcattttttattatttgtggtttttgagttatttagctttttattcagcagttctccagttggcagtttcagtaatctggttgctagaatcctAATGACCcaataatttgaataagagactggattatgaataggagaggcctgaatagaaagatgaggactaaaaacaagaaataattataaatgtgtagccttacagagcatttgtctttttcaaggggtcagtgaccccatttgaaaactggaaagaatcagaagaagaaggacatacttaaatttaatttaaaggtgaaccacccctttggcACAGGGAGCTGCTGACATATAGGACATAGAGTCCCTTACTCAGTCTGGTTTGTACCATTGTGATACATTATGGTGGGAGGGGCTGTGTAGTTTGGGCTAAACCAAAAGGGACATTATCTGTACTTGCCAGTGTGTATtgtattaaacatacatttttgttcttttttcaggTGGTCATCTTGGATGTACGAGTGCCCTGCACCCCAGTAGCCCGACTCAACAACCACCGGGCTTGTGTCAACGGCATTGCATGGGCCCCACATTCATCCTGCCACATCTGTACTGCAGGTGAGTGTTTGATGGGGatatactcaaaattcaactggggggttatttaaagcataagtaaaccttaaaaataagtgaatgtaaaattgatgagcacttttatcatttacattcatcatttattttgtttagccaccatttatataaactatagtagtacttatctgttatctactgtgtatcctgtgcttgaatggctgcccccatggctacacagcagcttgtttatataaactatagtagtacttatctgttatctactgtgtatcctgtgcttgaatggctgcccccatggctacacagcagcttgtttatataaactatagtagtacttatctgttatctactgtgtatcctg from the Xenopus laevis strain J_2021 chromosome 9_10L, Xenopus_laevis_v10.1, whole genome shotgun sequence genome contains:
- the MGC82392 gene encoding MGC82392 protein, which encodes MSLHGKRKEIYKYEAPWTVYAMNWSVRPDKRFRLALGSFVEEYNNKVQLVGLDEESSEFICRNTFDHPYPTTKLMWIPDTKGVYPDLLATSGDYLRIWRVGETETRLECLLNNNKNSDFCAPLTSFDWNEVDPNLLGTSSIDTTCTIWGLETGQVLGRVNLVSGHVKTQLIAHDKEVYDIAFSRAGGGRDMFASVGADGSVRMFDLRHLEHSTIIYEDPQHHPLLRLCWNKQDPNYLATMAMDGMEVVILDVRVPCTPVARLNNHRACVNGIAWAPHSSCHICTAADDHQALIWDIQQMPRAIEDPILAYTAEGEINNVQWASTQPDWIAICYNNCLEILRV
- the LOC108700862 gene encoding uncharacterized protein LOC108700862, coding for MPRTKEIPEDLRQTVIEAHQAGKGYKTISKEFKLHKSTVRHIVHKWRQFNTIVTLPRSGRPAKITPKAKLLILQEISKDPGLTSKELKASLESANVSVHDSTIRRTLTNIRMHGNVELQPEKNTAAPLRFAEDKVDTSWLSEECSVDG